TTATAATGATCATGATTCGGAAAGGATGTCAAAGGGCGATAATGGCGGCGGCGGTGGTTTTGCTCATGAGTTTTTTGGGACACGCGGGTGAGCTGGAAAACGGGGACCTGTTCATCCCTGCTGAGGAGGTTACGGAGACGGCGAAATTTTATCCGATCAACGTGGACGGCACAAACATAGAAATTTTCGCGGTCAGGGCCCTTGATGGCACCATCCGCACGGCTTTCAATACCTGTCAGGTCTGTTATGGATCCGGTAGGGGCTACTACAAACAGCAGGGCAACTTTTTGGTGTGCCAGAACTGCGGCAATCGCTTTGGAACCTCTGATATCGAGGTGGTTCACGG
This portion of the Synergistaceae bacterium genome encodes:
- a CDS encoding DUF2318 domain-containing protein, coding for MIMIRKGCQRAIMAAAVVLLMSFLGHAGELENGDLFIPAEEVTETAKFYPINVDGTNIEIFAVRALDGTIRTAFNTCQVCYGSGRGYYKQQGNFLVCQNCGNRFGTSDIEVVHGGCNPVPITEKYKTTDEKGVTIPREFLVRAKAIFTNWKR